Proteins from one Ahaetulla prasina isolate Xishuangbanna chromosome 2, ASM2864084v1, whole genome shotgun sequence genomic window:
- the SMARCD1 gene encoding SWI/SNF-related matrix-associated actin-dependent regulator of chromatin subfamily D member 1 isoform X1, with protein sequence MAARAGFQAVAPSGGGSGAGPGAGPLGPGTPGPPVRMGPAPGQGMYRSPLPGAAYPRPGMLPGSRMTPQGPAMGPPGYGGSPSVRPGMAQSGMDQSRKRPAPQQIQQVQQQSVQNRNHNAKKKKMADKILPQRIRELVPESQAYMDLLAFERKLDQTIMRKRLDIQEALKRPIKQKRKLRIFISNTFNPAKSDAEDGEGTVASWELRVEGRLLEDSALSKYDATKQKRKFSSFFKSLVIELDKDLYGPDNHLVEWHRTATTQETDGFQVKRPGDVNVRCTVLLMLDYQPPQFKLDPRLARLLGIHTQTRPVIIQALWQYIKTHKLQDPHEREYVICDKYLQQIFESQRMKFSEIPQRLHALLMPPEPIIINHVISVDPNDQKKTACYDIDVEVDDTLKTQMNSFLLSTASQQEIAALDNKIHETIETINQLKTQREFMLSFARDPQGFINDWLQSQCRDLKAMTDVVGNPEEERRAEFYFQPWAQEAVCRYFYSKVQQRRQELEQALGIRNT encoded by the exons ATGGCGGCGCGGGCGGGTTTCCAGGCTGTAGCTCCGAGCGGTGGCGGCAGTGGAGCCGGCCCTGGGGCGGGACCGCTAGGACCAGGGACGCCGGGGCCTCCCGTGCGGATGGGCCCGGCTCCCGGACAAGGAATGTACCGCTCCCCTCTGCCCGGCGCTGCATACCCG cGCCCTGGAATGTTGCCTGGTAGCCGCATGACTCCTCAAGGACCTGCAATGGGACCTCCGGGCTATGGTGGGAGCCCTTCTGTCCGACCGGGGATGGCTCAGTCAGGAATGGACCAGTCTCGCAAAAGGCCAGCTCCTCAGCAGATTCAGCAGGTTCAGCAACAGTCAGTGCAAAACCGAAATCACAA tgccaagaaaaaaaagatggctgACAAAATTCTACCTCAGCGG ATCCGGGAATTAGTACCCGAGTCTCAGGCATACATGGATTTGTTGGCATTTGAGAGGAAGCTGGACCAGACTATTATGCGGAAACGTTTGGATATTCAGGAGGCTTTGAAAAGGCCAATTAAA caaaaaagaaaactACGCATTTTTATCTCCAACACCTTTAATCCAGCCAAGTCAGATGCAGAAGATGGAGAAGGCACCGTAGCCTCATGGGAACTCCGAGTGGAAGGACGACTATTGGAAGAT TCTGCTCTCTCCAAGTATGATGCTACCAAGCAGAAGAGAAAGTTCTCATCCTTTTTTAAATCTCTGGTGATTGAGCTGGACAAAGACCTCTATGGCCCAGATAATCACTTGGTGGAG TGGCATAGGACTGCTACAACCCAAGAGACCGATGGGTTCCAGGTGAAAAGGCCTGGCGATGTGAATGTGCGCTGCACTGTCCTCCTGATGCTGGATTACCAG CCTCCACAGTTCAAACTAGACCCACGTTTGGCTCGTCTCTTGGGAATTCACACCCAGACGCGCCCAGTGATCATCCAAGCTCTGTGGCAATACATCAAGACTCACAAGCTGCAGGACCCCCATGAGCGGGAGTATGTCATCTGTGATAAGTACCTCCAGCAG ATATTCGAGTCTCAGCGTATGAAGTTCTCAGAGATCCCACAGCGGCTTCACGCATTGCTTATGCCTCCAGAGCCAATTATCATTAACCATGTCATCAG TGTTGATCCAAACGATCAGAAGAAAACTGCTTGCTATGACATTGATGTAGAAGTAGATGATACTTTGAAAACCCAAATGAATTCTTTCCTGCTATCTACAGCCAGCCAGCAGGAGATAGCTGCACTGGATAACAAG ATCCATGAGACCATAGAAACCATTAACCAGTTAAAGACCCAGCGTGAATTTATGCTGAGCTTTGCCAGAGATCCCCAGGGTTTCATCAATGACTGGCTGCAGTCCCAATGTCGAGACTTGAAG GCTATGACGGATGTCGTTGGAAACCCAGAAGAAGAGCGCCGAGCTGAATTTTACTTCCAGCCCTGGGCCCAAGAGGCTGTATGCAGATATTTCTACTCTAAG GTTCAGCAGAGAAGGCAAGAACTTGAACAAGCTCTGGGAATCCGCAATACCTAA
- the SMARCD1 gene encoding SWI/SNF-related matrix-associated actin-dependent regulator of chromatin subfamily D member 1 isoform X2 has translation MGRPGMLPGSRMTPQGPAMGPPGYGGSPSVRPGMAQSGMDQSRKRPAPQQIQQVQQQSVQNRNHNAKKKKMADKILPQRIRELVPESQAYMDLLAFERKLDQTIMRKRLDIQEALKRPIKQKRKLRIFISNTFNPAKSDAEDGEGTVASWELRVEGRLLEDSALSKYDATKQKRKFSSFFKSLVIELDKDLYGPDNHLVEWHRTATTQETDGFQVKRPGDVNVRCTVLLMLDYQPPQFKLDPRLARLLGIHTQTRPVIIQALWQYIKTHKLQDPHEREYVICDKYLQQIFESQRMKFSEIPQRLHALLMPPEPIIINHVISVDPNDQKKTACYDIDVEVDDTLKTQMNSFLLSTASQQEIAALDNKIHETIETINQLKTQREFMLSFARDPQGFINDWLQSQCRDLKAMTDVVGNPEEERRAEFYFQPWAQEAVCRYFYSKVQQRRQELEQALGIRNT, from the exons ATGGGG cGCCCTGGAATGTTGCCTGGTAGCCGCATGACTCCTCAAGGACCTGCAATGGGACCTCCGGGCTATGGTGGGAGCCCTTCTGTCCGACCGGGGATGGCTCAGTCAGGAATGGACCAGTCTCGCAAAAGGCCAGCTCCTCAGCAGATTCAGCAGGTTCAGCAACAGTCAGTGCAAAACCGAAATCACAA tgccaagaaaaaaaagatggctgACAAAATTCTACCTCAGCGG ATCCGGGAATTAGTACCCGAGTCTCAGGCATACATGGATTTGTTGGCATTTGAGAGGAAGCTGGACCAGACTATTATGCGGAAACGTTTGGATATTCAGGAGGCTTTGAAAAGGCCAATTAAA caaaaaagaaaactACGCATTTTTATCTCCAACACCTTTAATCCAGCCAAGTCAGATGCAGAAGATGGAGAAGGCACCGTAGCCTCATGGGAACTCCGAGTGGAAGGACGACTATTGGAAGAT TCTGCTCTCTCCAAGTATGATGCTACCAAGCAGAAGAGAAAGTTCTCATCCTTTTTTAAATCTCTGGTGATTGAGCTGGACAAAGACCTCTATGGCCCAGATAATCACTTGGTGGAG TGGCATAGGACTGCTACAACCCAAGAGACCGATGGGTTCCAGGTGAAAAGGCCTGGCGATGTGAATGTGCGCTGCACTGTCCTCCTGATGCTGGATTACCAG CCTCCACAGTTCAAACTAGACCCACGTTTGGCTCGTCTCTTGGGAATTCACACCCAGACGCGCCCAGTGATCATCCAAGCTCTGTGGCAATACATCAAGACTCACAAGCTGCAGGACCCCCATGAGCGGGAGTATGTCATCTGTGATAAGTACCTCCAGCAG ATATTCGAGTCTCAGCGTATGAAGTTCTCAGAGATCCCACAGCGGCTTCACGCATTGCTTATGCCTCCAGAGCCAATTATCATTAACCATGTCATCAG TGTTGATCCAAACGATCAGAAGAAAACTGCTTGCTATGACATTGATGTAGAAGTAGATGATACTTTGAAAACCCAAATGAATTCTTTCCTGCTATCTACAGCCAGCCAGCAGGAGATAGCTGCACTGGATAACAAG ATCCATGAGACCATAGAAACCATTAACCAGTTAAAGACCCAGCGTGAATTTATGCTGAGCTTTGCCAGAGATCCCCAGGGTTTCATCAATGACTGGCTGCAGTCCCAATGTCGAGACTTGAAG GCTATGACGGATGTCGTTGGAAACCCAGAAGAAGAGCGCCGAGCTGAATTTTACTTCCAGCCCTGGGCCCAAGAGGCTGTATGCAGATATTTCTACTCTAAG GTTCAGCAGAGAAGGCAAGAACTTGAACAAGCTCTGGGAATCCGCAATACCTAA